The following proteins are co-located in the Salvelinus sp. IW2-2015 linkage group LG36, ASM291031v2, whole genome shotgun sequence genome:
- the LOC111959814 gene encoding leucine-rich repeat-containing protein 58 produces MLFMTPTCNSGHWHWTPLFIWRTTKSAITSLSRILKSSLRCEMDLHEGTAHGHGEGVLDLSRLNLNTLSLVNISEERKMGTKQLYLSFNRLPSLPGSVCMFSNLEFLDISNNGLSVICEGITWLTKLRTLIAKNNRLDEFSLPKEFGSLPLEVLNLSGNRFEEIPAQFLKLQRLQSLSLGGNRLQSIPAEIENLTSLEMLYLGGNLITSIPPELANLPYLSYLVLCDNRIQGVPPQLTRLHSLRSLSLHNNLLTYLPREILSLVRLQELSLRGNPLVVRFVKEMTYDPPSLLELAGRTIKSRNVPYSSCDMPSHLLHYLDLASKCPNPKCAGVYFDSCVRHIKFVDFCGKYRLPLMHYLCSPECTSPCSSNPQSDAESEDEISVPAYRLQRVLLG; encoded by the exons ATGTTGTTTATGACACCCACATGCAACTCGGGCCATTGGCATTGGACTCCTCTCTTTATTTGGAGAACCACAAAGAGTGCAATCACCAGTTTGTCCAGAATATTGAAGAGTAGCCTACGCTGCGAAATGGATTTGCATGAAGGAACCGCACACGGACATGGTGAGGGTGTTTTAGACTTGTCGCGTCTGAATTTGAACACTTTGAGCTTAGTCAACATCAGCGAGGAGCGAAAGATGGGCACCAAGCAGTTGTATCTAAGCTTCAACCGACTGCCCTCGCTTCCCGGATCGGTTTGCATGTTCTCCAACCTCGAGTTTCTTGACATTAGCAACAACGGACTATCGGTCATCTGTGAAGGCATTACTTGGTTAACGAAGCTCAGAACACTAATAGCCAAGAACAACCGTCTGGACGAATTCTCGCTTCCCAAGGAGTTCGGGTCTTTGCCGCTGGAGGTGTTGAATCTAAGTGGCAATAGGTTTGAGGAAATTCCAGCGCAGTTCCTGAAGTTGCAGCGACTACAATCACTTTCCCTGGGGGGAAACAGACTCCAAAGTATTCCTGCAGAAATTGAGAATTTAACCAG tcttgaGATGCTGTATTTGGGTGGTAACCTGATCACCTCTATTCCTCCTGAGCTGGCCAACCTGCCCTACCTCAGCTATCTGGTCCTGTGTGACAACCGCATACAAGGTGTACCCCCGCAGCTCACCAG gcTCCACTCCCTGCGCTCCCTGAGTCTCCATAACAACCTGCTGACCTACCTGCCCCGGGAGATCCTCAGCCTGGTGCGCCTGCAGGAGCTCAGTCTCCGCGGCAACCCCCTAGTGGTGCGCTTTGTCAAGGAGATGACCTACGACCCCCCATCACTGCTGGAGCTGGCGGGTCGTACCATCAAGAGCCGGAACGTTCCATACTCGTCCTGTGACATGCCCTCTCACCTGTTGCACTACCTAGACCTGGCTAGCAAGTGTCCCAATCCTAAGTGTGCCG GCGTGTACTTTGACTCGTGCGTGCGCCACATCAAGTTTGTGGACTTCTGTGGGAAGTACCGGCTGCCCCTCATGCACTACCTGTGCTCCCCAGAGTGCACCTCACCCTGCAGCTCCAACCCCCAGAGCGACGCAGAGTCAGAGGATGAGATCAGCGTGCCCGCCTACCGCCTGCAGAGGGTGCTGCTGGGATAG